A window from Trinickia violacea encodes these proteins:
- a CDS encoding helix-turn-helix transcriptional regulator — MSPLWQATDEKSWFHALSALGSKYGFEHTLFAVVPRPGMKYVDMYLRSNYPTDWRKIYVDEGYVLIDPTVEHCWTRMSPLIWSSKQFEGEEQQKFYEEACQYGIRTGVTLPIHGPKQELGMLCFVSSEKSTDDLRKQIEQDLPTLTLLRDVAFDMSQRFLHSHTETLIPKLTPRESECLKWTAQGKSTWEIAKIFGCSEATINFHMTNIRTKFGVSSRSAAAVKATRMGLIDPD; from the coding sequence ATGTCTCCGCTATGGCAAGCCACAGACGAGAAATCGTGGTTCCACGCGCTTTCCGCATTGGGGAGCAAATACGGCTTCGAGCACACGCTTTTTGCGGTCGTGCCAAGGCCTGGGATGAAATATGTCGACATGTATCTGCGCAGCAACTACCCGACTGACTGGCGGAAGATCTACGTCGACGAGGGGTACGTCTTGATTGACCCGACGGTGGAGCACTGTTGGACCCGGATGAGCCCTCTCATCTGGTCATCAAAACAGTTCGAAGGCGAGGAGCAGCAGAAATTTTACGAAGAAGCCTGCCAGTATGGCATTCGAACCGGTGTGACGCTGCCGATCCATGGACCGAAGCAAGAGCTCGGGATGCTGTGCTTCGTATCAAGCGAAAAATCGACGGACGATCTTCGGAAGCAGATTGAACAAGATCTGCCAACGTTGACCCTGTTGCGCGATGTCGCATTCGATATGAGCCAGCGCTTCCTGCACAGCCATACGGAAACACTGATCCCGAAACTGACGCCGCGCGAGTCCGAATGCCTGAAATGGACGGCTCAAGGAAAATCGACGTGGGAGATCGCGAAGATATTCGGTTGCTCCGAAGCCACAATCAATTTCCACATGACCAACATTCGCACGAAGTTCGGCGTCAGCTCCAGAAGCGCCGCAGCGGTCAAAGCAACCCGAATGGGCTTGATAGATCCTGACTAA
- a CDS encoding LysR substrate-binding domain-containing protein, whose product MRRLPPLNALQIFETVARHRSFTRAAEHLCLTQGAVSRQILALEDYYQFPLFKRHAKGLTLTAEGELLLPAVKESFARIEEISLRLTRQRTDLALKVPTCVMRWMLPKIMRFQAEYPDLQLQITTSSQHDVDFQVEPFDAAIIYGSSPGVDVHAIPLFDERLTPVCAPELLRDKPLASAADLVQHTLLHPTRDHRDWKLWLDHVGAHDVNVSLGPSFETLDMATNAAMQGFGVAISDWTLVGEDVAAQRLVMPFDTLVETGLRYYFVYPDSVAHQQKVALFSEWISKHRDD is encoded by the coding sequence ATGCGCAGACTGCCGCCGCTCAATGCTCTCCAGATCTTCGAAACGGTTGCGCGCCACCGCAGCTTCACGCGCGCGGCCGAGCATCTGTGTCTGACGCAAGGGGCGGTCAGCCGGCAGATCCTCGCGCTCGAGGACTACTATCAATTCCCGCTGTTCAAACGCCATGCGAAGGGGCTCACGCTGACGGCCGAGGGCGAGCTTCTGCTCCCCGCGGTCAAGGAAAGCTTCGCGCGCATCGAGGAAATTTCGCTGCGCCTCACGCGCCAGCGCACCGACCTCGCGCTGAAAGTGCCGACCTGCGTGATGCGCTGGATGCTGCCGAAGATCATGCGCTTTCAGGCCGAATACCCCGATCTGCAGTTGCAGATCACGACCAGCTCGCAACACGACGTCGATTTTCAGGTCGAGCCCTTCGACGCGGCGATCATCTACGGGTCGTCGCCGGGCGTCGACGTGCACGCCATCCCGCTGTTCGACGAGCGGCTCACGCCGGTCTGCGCGCCGGAATTGCTCAGAGACAAGCCGCTCGCGTCGGCGGCGGATCTCGTGCAGCACACGCTGCTGCACCCGACGCGGGATCACCGCGACTGGAAGCTGTGGCTCGATCATGTCGGGGCGCACGACGTGAATGTGAGCCTGGGCCCGAGCTTCGAAACGCTCGACATGGCGACGAACGCGGCGATGCAGGGCTTCGGCGTCGCGATCAGCGACTGGACGCTGGTGGGCGAAGATGTCGCGGCCCAGCGGCTCGTCATGCCGTTCGACACGCTCGTGGAGACGGGCTTGCGCTACTACTTCGTGTACCCCGACAGCGTCGCGCATCAGCAGAAAGTGGCGTTGTTCAGCGAGTGGATCTCAAAGCACCGCGACGATTGA
- the lhpI gene encoding bifunctional Delta(1)-pyrroline-2-carboxylate/Delta(1)-piperideine-2-carboxylate reductase — MTTMKIFDADDTARLTPFPKLVDALQSACVDYAQGAIASPARLVVPLNDGGVMLSMPATAGDLAIHKLVTVCPRNRERALPTIHGQVTACDPDTGEALFALDGPTVTGRRTAAVTMLAIRTLMPDAPRDVLLIGAGTQSVHHARALSEVFPQARVRVRGSSYTSAQAFCAAHSAAVPNLEPIDGVEIPESVDVVVTLTTSKVAVYDEAPRRERLVVGVGAFTPDAVEVGARTVLGSTLLVDDLAGAQHEAGDFIQAGVDWARVATLASVLSDAGTARALAPAVFKSVGCAAWDLAACRVARGLVA; from the coding sequence ATGACCACGATGAAGATTTTCGACGCGGACGACACCGCGCGCCTGACACCTTTTCCCAAGCTCGTCGATGCCTTGCAATCCGCGTGCGTCGACTATGCGCAAGGCGCGATTGCGAGTCCGGCGCGTCTCGTCGTGCCGCTCAACGACGGTGGCGTGATGCTGTCCATGCCGGCGACAGCCGGCGATCTGGCGATCCACAAGCTGGTGACCGTGTGCCCGCGCAATCGCGAACGCGCGCTGCCGACGATTCACGGACAAGTGACGGCATGCGATCCCGATACCGGTGAAGCGCTGTTCGCGCTCGACGGCCCGACGGTGACCGGCCGCCGCACGGCGGCGGTCACGATGCTCGCGATACGGACGTTGATGCCTGACGCGCCGCGCGATGTGCTGCTGATCGGCGCCGGGACGCAATCGGTCCATCACGCGCGGGCTTTGAGCGAAGTGTTCCCGCAGGCGAGGGTGCGCGTGCGCGGCAGCTCGTACACCAGTGCGCAGGCGTTCTGCGCCGCTCACAGCGCGGCGGTGCCGAACCTGGAGCCGATCGATGGTGTCGAGATACCGGAGTCGGTCGACGTCGTCGTGACGCTCACGACGAGCAAGGTTGCCGTCTACGACGAGGCGCCGCGGCGCGAACGGCTGGTGGTCGGGGTCGGCGCATTCACGCCCGATGCCGTCGAGGTCGGTGCGCGGACGGTGCTCGGCAGCACCCTGTTGGTCGACGATCTCGCCGGCGCGCAGCACGAAGCCGGCGACTTCATTCAAGCCGGCGTGGACTGGGCGCGCGTGGCAACGCTCGCGTCGGTGTTGAGCGATGCCGGGACGGCACGTGCGCTCGCGCCCGCGGTGTTCAAGAGCGTCGGCTGCGCGGCGTGGGATCTCGCGGCTTGCCGGGTTGCGCGAGGTTTGGTCGCGTGA
- a CDS encoding CBS domain-containing protein, with product MPSVAQIIKSKPEQSVVTIEADKSVFDAIKLMSDRQIGALIVTQGADIVGIVTERDYARKVVLMDRSSKTTPVRDIMTRSVRYVRLNETAQDCMALMTEHRMRHLPVIDDGKLVGMVSIGDLVKNIISEQQFTIEQLEHYITGAHT from the coding sequence ATGCCAAGCGTTGCGCAAATCATCAAGTCCAAACCCGAGCAGTCCGTCGTGACGATCGAGGCCGACAAATCGGTCTTCGACGCCATCAAGCTCATGTCCGACCGGCAAATCGGCGCGCTCATCGTGACGCAGGGCGCCGACATCGTCGGCATCGTCACCGAACGCGACTACGCTCGCAAAGTCGTGCTGATGGACCGCTCGTCAAAAACCACGCCTGTGCGCGACATCATGACCAGGTCGGTGCGCTACGTGCGCTTGAACGAGACCGCGCAGGACTGCATGGCGCTCATGACCGAGCACCGGATGCGTCACCTGCCTGTCATCGACGACGGCAAGCTCGTCGGCATGGTGTCGATCGGGGATCTGGTGAAGAACATCATCTCGGAGCAGCAGTTCACGATCGAGCAGCTCGAGCACTACATCACGGGGGCGCACACCTGA
- a CDS encoding DUF2968 domain-containing protein yields the protein MTPSIKIRGAVLAAIAYATMLAGTASAQDANQGGAAPLAGERPALGTLDGKAGPASQQVVPAGDNDAQGNVAQLMQLIRDGQLNELRTTYNGTYGASLFFYAREMTYYIALFQDKHFWRVIQLQDRTRAEAIYASFVQHTAQLL from the coding sequence ATGACGCCGTCTATTAAGATTCGAGGCGCGGTGCTGGCGGCGATTGCCTATGCGACGATGCTGGCGGGCACCGCATCGGCGCAGGATGCGAATCAGGGAGGAGCGGCGCCGCTGGCGGGCGAGCGCCCGGCGCTCGGCACGCTGGACGGGAAGGCAGGGCCGGCGAGCCAGCAAGTCGTGCCGGCGGGCGACAACGATGCGCAAGGCAACGTCGCCCAGCTGATGCAATTGATCCGCGACGGCCAGCTGAACGAATTGCGCACCACCTACAACGGCACCTACGGTGCGAGCCTGTTCTTCTACGCGCGCGAAATGACGTACTACATCGCGCTCTTTCAGGATAAGCACTTTTGGCGCGTGATTCAGTTGCAGGATCGCACGCGCGCGGAAGCGATCTACGCGTCGTTCGTGCAACACACTGCCCAACTGTTGTGA
- the ribA gene encoding GTP cyclohydrolase II, which produces MSTPHTSSPADGASAGECVTLAATATLPTRYGTFTSYAFRVNGGDAEHLALVMGEVGDQQSVLTRLHSECLTGDVLGSYRCDCGEQLDLALRYIAAEGRGVLLYLRGHEGRGIGLSNKIRAYALQEQGLDTVEANLELGLPDDAREYDSAAAILRILKVTSVRLMSNNPKKFDTLSKHGIPVCERVALAIPVREENERYIRTKQVKFGHFYFEENE; this is translated from the coding sequence ATGTCCACGCCTCACACTTCGTCGCCAGCCGATGGCGCCTCCGCCGGAGAATGCGTCACGCTCGCCGCAACGGCGACGCTTCCCACCCGCTACGGCACGTTCACTTCGTACGCGTTTCGCGTGAACGGGGGCGATGCCGAGCATCTGGCGCTCGTCATGGGTGAGGTCGGCGATCAGCAGTCGGTGCTGACGCGCTTGCATTCGGAATGCCTGACGGGCGACGTATTGGGTTCGTATCGCTGCGATTGCGGCGAGCAGCTCGACCTGGCGTTGCGCTACATCGCGGCCGAAGGGCGCGGTGTGCTGCTTTATCTGCGCGGGCACGAAGGGCGCGGCATCGGCCTTTCCAACAAGATTCGGGCGTACGCGCTGCAAGAACAGGGGCTCGATACCGTCGAGGCGAATCTCGAGCTCGGCTTGCCCGACGATGCGCGCGAGTACGACTCCGCCGCAGCGATTCTGCGCATCCTCAAGGTGACGTCGGTGCGGCTGATGAGCAACAACCCGAAGAAGTTCGACACGCTGTCGAAACACGGCATTCCGGTTTGCGAGCGCGTCGCGCTCGCGATCCCGGTGCGTGAAGAAAACGAACGCTACATCCGCACGAAGCAGGTCAAATTCGGCCACTTCTACTTCGAAGAGAACGAGTAG
- a CDS encoding acyl-homoserine-lactone synthase has protein sequence MKARIRIGTRQDFEMGELAQMYRLRAKVFRDRMKWDVAILSGMEIDGYDALSPHYMLVHGSSNELRGCWRVLPTEGPYMLKDTFPELLHGRPIPEDPRIWELSRFAIESDAGERFAFGDLALDAMREIVNFADRMGIVSYVTVTTTSVERLLKRTGIDMSRFGPPMRIGVENAVALTIEMNEQTHHALFGQVAKAA, from the coding sequence ATGAAAGCAAGGATTAGAATCGGCACGCGGCAAGATTTCGAGATGGGGGAATTGGCACAGATGTATCGTTTGCGCGCCAAGGTCTTCCGCGACCGGATGAAGTGGGACGTCGCGATCCTGTCCGGCATGGAGATCGACGGGTATGACGCTTTGTCGCCACACTACATGCTCGTGCACGGCAGCTCAAACGAGCTGCGAGGGTGCTGGCGCGTCCTGCCCACCGAAGGCCCTTACATGCTGAAAGACACCTTCCCCGAACTGTTGCATGGACGGCCGATCCCTGAGGATCCTCGCATTTGGGAACTGAGCCGTTTTGCGATCGAGTCGGACGCGGGGGAGCGTTTCGCGTTTGGCGATCTTGCGCTGGACGCAATGCGAGAAATCGTGAACTTTGCCGATCGCATGGGCATCGTGAGTTATGTCACGGTGACAACGACGAGTGTGGAGCGCTTGCTGAAGCGGACCGGCATCGACATGAGCCGCTTCGGCCCGCCGATGCGAATCGGCGTCGAAAACGCGGTAGCCCTGACCATTGAAATGAACGAGCAGACCCATCACGCGCTTTTCGGCCAAGTTGCAAAAGCGGCGTGA
- a CDS encoding calcium:proton antiporter, producing MARSPNKLPGWTLWVPIAAWIILAASTVAGGAGWFVALVALCVAGAVFSAVHHAEVVAHRVGEPLGTLVLAVAVTVIEVALIVSVMLTAGPEKAGLARDTVFAAVMIVCNGIVGICLLVGGLRHGEQNFRVSGANTAMSVLASLSILTLVMPNYLNAAPGPFLSTSQLAFAGVSSLVLYSVFVFVQTIRHRDYFLADARASDESVHAAPPSVRTTLISSAFLLIALVAVVLLAKLLSPAVESAVRAAGAPEAVVGIVIAALVLLPEGLAAVSQARANRLQTSLNLALGSALASIGLTIPTVAVVFIWTGKALTLGIGGMETVLLALTLLVGTLTLATGRTTILQGAVHLSLFAAYLFLSITH from the coding sequence ATGGCCCGATCACCAAACAAGCTGCCTGGTTGGACTCTCTGGGTGCCGATTGCGGCCTGGATCATACTGGCCGCATCGACAGTCGCTGGCGGCGCGGGATGGTTCGTTGCACTGGTCGCGCTGTGCGTGGCGGGCGCGGTGTTTTCCGCCGTGCACCACGCCGAGGTGGTCGCACATCGGGTCGGCGAACCGCTCGGCACACTGGTGCTCGCGGTAGCGGTGACCGTCATCGAGGTCGCGTTGATCGTTTCGGTGATGCTGACAGCCGGGCCGGAAAAGGCCGGGCTGGCGCGCGACACCGTGTTCGCCGCCGTGATGATCGTCTGCAACGGCATCGTGGGGATTTGCCTCTTGGTCGGCGGGTTGCGCCACGGCGAGCAGAACTTCCGGGTGAGCGGCGCGAATACCGCGATGTCGGTCCTCGCATCGCTCTCGATCTTGACGCTCGTCATGCCGAACTACTTGAACGCGGCACCCGGACCGTTTTTATCGACTTCACAGCTCGCGTTCGCCGGTGTGTCGTCACTCGTCCTTTATAGCGTCTTCGTTTTCGTTCAGACGATTCGCCACCGCGATTATTTCCTGGCCGACGCGCGGGCCTCTGATGAATCCGTGCATGCCGCTCCGCCCAGCGTGCGCACCACGCTCATCAGTTCCGCGTTTCTGCTCATCGCGCTTGTCGCCGTCGTGCTGCTCGCCAAGCTGCTTTCGCCGGCAGTCGAGAGCGCCGTGCGGGCGGCAGGCGCGCCGGAGGCCGTCGTCGGCATCGTGATCGCTGCACTCGTGCTGCTGCCCGAAGGGCTCGCGGCGGTAAGCCAGGCCCGCGCAAACCGCCTGCAGACCAGCCTCAACCTGGCGCTCGGTTCGGCGCTCGCCAGTATCGGCCTGACGATTCCGACCGTGGCGGTGGTGTTCATCTGGACCGGGAAGGCGCTGACGCTCGGCATAGGCGGGATGGAGACGGTGCTGCTGGCGTTGACGCTGCTTGTCGGCACGCTCACGCTTGCCACGGGCCGCACGACCATTCTGCAAGGGGCCGTGCATCTTTCGCTGTTCGCCGCATATTTGTTCTTGTCGATTACGCATTGA
- a CDS encoding proline racemase family protein, translating into MKINRTIDTVDVHTNGRPFRLVTRGLPKFAGTTLAERRAWLERNADHWRRALFLAPRGYAGLAGGFLTEPESESANLGMIYVDADGYFERNDDGVIALATVAVALGWVERSAPETRVGIDLPGRVVEAFVKWDGDHAGTVRLGSAQARAVAHRSYAHAAHAAAGATRDGKQPRHAAAPAWTALPETAGRARICGFSNWIIDESDPFAYGCVL; encoded by the coding sequence ATGAAGATCAATCGGACGATCGACACCGTGGACGTGCACACGAACGGCCGGCCGTTCCGGCTCGTGACGCGCGGGCTGCCGAAGTTCGCCGGCACGACGCTCGCCGAGCGGCGCGCGTGGCTCGAACGCAATGCGGACCATTGGCGGCGTGCGCTCTTTCTCGCGCCACGCGGCTACGCCGGTCTTGCCGGCGGCTTCCTGACCGAGCCCGAGAGCGAAAGCGCGAATCTCGGGATGATCTACGTCGATGCGGACGGCTACTTCGAGCGCAATGACGACGGCGTGATCGCACTCGCGACGGTCGCCGTGGCGCTTGGCTGGGTCGAGCGAAGCGCGCCGGAAACGCGGGTGGGCATCGATTTGCCGGGCCGCGTCGTCGAAGCGTTTGTGAAGTGGGACGGCGATCATGCCGGCACGGTGCGCCTCGGGAGCGCGCAGGCGCGAGCCGTGGCGCATCGCTCTTACGCCCACGCGGCCCACGCGGCGGCGGGCGCAACGCGTGATGGCAAGCAGCCGAGGCACGCGGCTGCGCCGGCTTGGACGGCATTGCCGGAGACCGCGGGCCGCGCGCGCATCTGCGGCTTTTCCAACTGGATCATCGACGAGAGCGATCCGTTCGCGTACGGTTGCGTTCTATGA
- a CDS encoding DNA-3-methyladenine glycosylase has protein sequence MRLARDALPVDTVELARWMIGKCLVHDSPHGRVSGRIVETEAYPVGDSTSYAYRGLRPHNGALFRARGHAHMRLVYGASYTINMSSEEEGVGAGVLFRAIEPLDGIELMQARRPGAKLVDLARGPGRLCAALAIGPEWDGADLCGKEVLWIGRLAPDTVRVASTKRIGLSREMHAPLRFYVPGSRFVSGPKRLLEPLALSGSPDARS, from the coding sequence GTGCGGCTTGCACGTGATGCACTGCCCGTCGATACCGTCGAGCTCGCGCGCTGGATGATCGGCAAATGCCTCGTGCACGATTCGCCGCACGGGCGTGTGAGCGGTCGGATTGTCGAGACGGAGGCGTATCCGGTCGGCGATTCGACGAGTTACGCGTATCGCGGCCTAAGGCCCCACAACGGGGCACTTTTTCGGGCGCGCGGCCACGCGCACATGCGGCTTGTCTACGGAGCCTCGTACACGATCAACATGTCGAGCGAAGAGGAGGGCGTCGGCGCGGGAGTACTCTTTCGCGCTATCGAGCCGCTCGACGGGATCGAACTGATGCAGGCGCGCCGTCCGGGGGCGAAGCTCGTCGACCTCGCGCGCGGGCCGGGGCGCCTGTGCGCTGCGCTGGCGATCGGTCCCGAATGGGATGGTGCCGATCTATGCGGCAAAGAAGTGCTGTGGATCGGACGGCTCGCGCCGGACACCGTGCGCGTCGCATCGACCAAGCGCATCGGCCTCTCGCGCGAGATGCATGCGCCGCTGCGCTTTTATGTGCCCGGCAGTCGCTTCGTGAGCGGGCCGAAGCGGCTGCTCGAGCCGCTCGCGCTCAGTGGGTCGCCGGACGCCCGGTCTTGA
- a CDS encoding DUF4148 domain-containing protein — translation MKSIVYAAVLATVLAAPVPSFAQSAQPLSRAQVRAELVQLEKAGYQPGSDNLTYPSDIQAAEQRVHRQDVQTATAGTSGYGPQVSGASQVGGPAANANGPMSVYFGR, via the coding sequence ATGAAATCGATCGTCTACGCAGCTGTCCTCGCTACTGTCCTGGCCGCACCGGTGCCTTCGTTTGCTCAATCCGCCCAGCCGCTGAGCCGCGCGCAAGTGCGCGCAGAACTCGTGCAATTGGAAAAAGCGGGGTATCAGCCGGGATCGGACAACCTGACCTATCCGTCCGACATCCAGGCGGCAGAACAGCGCGTGCACAGGCAGGACGTGCAGACCGCCACGGCCGGTACGAGCGGCTACGGCCCGCAAGTGAGCGGTGCGTCGCAAGTGGGTGGTCCGGCTGCGAACGCCAATGGCCCGATGTCGGTCTACTTCGGCCGCTGA
- a CDS encoding C39 family peptidase encodes MTLDSIRHINVPYYSQWGSPDWVRPIVEESADPCDDPHWRQSGFADPERYRFWAQRVCGLTCLESVLDFWRIRRASRAALLDQALERGAYKMRTDGGVDGLIYRPFADWVGEAFGLKVHVLPEIGIEALAGHIDSDTFAIASVSPRIRYPDEPNETRGGHLILLHGADRDGVWFHNPSGIAPHQADAYLRFDAFERFFAGRGMTISRSHGERSFNR; translated from the coding sequence ATGACACTTGATTCAATTCGTCATATTAATGTGCCGTATTACTCGCAATGGGGCAGCCCCGATTGGGTGCGCCCGATCGTCGAGGAATCCGCCGATCCTTGCGACGATCCGCACTGGCGCCAAAGCGGCTTTGCCGATCCGGAGCGCTATCGGTTTTGGGCGCAGCGCGTGTGCGGATTGACTTGTCTCGAGTCGGTGCTGGATTTCTGGCGGATTCGGCGCGCATCGCGCGCGGCGCTGCTCGATCAGGCGCTCGAGCGCGGCGCGTATAAGATGCGCACGGATGGCGGTGTCGACGGGCTGATTTACCGGCCGTTTGCCGATTGGGTCGGAGAGGCGTTTGGCTTGAAGGTGCATGTGTTGCCGGAAATCGGAATTGAAGCGCTGGCTGGGCACATCGACTCGGACACGTTTGCGATCGCGTCGGTGAGCCCGCGGATTCGCTATCCGGACGAGCCAAACGAAACGCGCGGCGGCCATCTGATTCTGCTGCACGGCGCCGACCGCGATGGCGTGTGGTTTCACAATCCTTCGGGCATCGCTCCGCATCAGGCCGATGCCTATTTGCGCTTTGACGCATTCGAACGCTTCTTTGCCGGCCGAGGCATGACGATCTCGCGCTCGCACGGCGAGCGCTCATTCAATCGATAA
- a CDS encoding helix-turn-helix domain-containing protein, which produces MTNEATSTDSLAVAECVRELMSRHGIGKRQQTTELCRILDLSFSQGHRKLRGNSPWTLSQIKKVAEAFGEPAAQLFGAQTLDPGMVGANAQEAVFCIGAVEMACTAWIGAPIEAGARPEFIAYSKQGQWRVVRHDGALYQNAFEVHKIEIYPRRGETDKPSIAVVDDDQTSADNLRDYLEQSGFSATALYGLQAFNDALQSQIFDAVVIDWLFGGQTAAAAIQSVRSSENPDAPIFVLTGELLTGKASESEISDVIRRFDVACYEKPARLAILVADLTKRLNRA; this is translated from the coding sequence ATGACCAACGAAGCAACTTCAACCGACTCCCTCGCAGTCGCCGAGTGCGTGCGCGAGTTGATGAGTCGACACGGCATTGGCAAGCGACAGCAAACGACCGAACTGTGCCGTATCCTCGACCTCAGTTTCTCGCAAGGGCACCGCAAGCTGCGCGGCAACAGTCCATGGACGCTATCGCAGATCAAGAAAGTGGCCGAGGCGTTCGGCGAACCGGCCGCGCAGCTGTTCGGCGCGCAGACGCTCGACCCCGGCATGGTGGGCGCCAACGCTCAGGAAGCCGTGTTTTGCATCGGCGCCGTCGAGATGGCTTGCACGGCCTGGATCGGCGCCCCGATCGAAGCCGGCGCGCGCCCCGAGTTCATCGCGTATTCGAAGCAAGGCCAATGGCGCGTCGTGCGTCATGACGGCGCGCTCTATCAGAACGCGTTCGAAGTCCACAAGATCGAGATCTATCCGCGGCGCGGCGAAACCGACAAGCCTTCGATCGCCGTGGTCGACGACGATCAAACCTCCGCCGACAACCTGCGCGACTACCTGGAGCAAAGCGGCTTTTCGGCCACCGCGCTCTATGGGTTGCAAGCGTTCAACGACGCGCTGCAATCACAGATATTCGACGCCGTCGTGATCGACTGGCTGTTCGGCGGACAAACGGCGGCGGCCGCGATCCAGAGCGTGCGCTCGTCCGAGAACCCGGACGCGCCGATTTTCGTGTTGACGGGTGAATTGCTGACCGGCAAGGCCAGCGAATCGGAGATCAGCGACGTGATTCGCCGTTTCGACGTGGCGTGCTACGAGAAGCCCGCGCGCCTTGCCATTCTTGTCGCGGACCTGACCAAGCGGCTGAATCGGGCGTAA